AGAGAAAAGATCTATTGTTGGGCAACTAGGAGGGAAAGAACagtttgaaagaaaaaataggaTTAAAACTAATACCTTTAATGGTGAGAATGCAAAGGTTACAATGGCATTGGAACCAAAGTTAGTAAGAACTGCAAGACTTATTCCCTTTCCTCTAGTACGAAGTGGGAAGATCTCTGACACCATTAGCCAACTGATAGGCCCAAATGATATCTGTAACGGCATGTAAGCAGCACTTTAAGAATCCACCTACACCCTTAATCTAGTGGACAAGAGATTTTCAGTGTGGAGATATTCTATCCCAAAGTCTATTAAACTTCATGGAAGAAGGAAAACAAGTAGATGAAAGATTATTAGATTATACAATTATTTCCATTTCTATTCCCTTTTCCCCCTTTTTCTCTGAGTTCCATCTTATTTATGCCTAGAGATTGATCTGTAAAGGTATTTTCCCATGTTATTGCATGCTATTGTAGGACTGGGTAAgccaaggaaaaagaagaaattgccAGCAGGCGGAACACAATACACTTGCCTGGTAACTACCAACATAGAGAAGCAGAGCTGCAACAGCAACAACAGGAAACCCTCCAAGAACTTTGTAATAAGcagaaagcaaaaataaggaaagagCCTGAAAAATAAGCATACAAAGCACACTATACCTTAACACTCGTTaagaagggaaagaaagataataataataacaataaataaatgaaagaattaaaatttaaaaaaaaaaaaaaaaaagaagaaagaggtAAAATAATATGTTTCAAAAGTGTGACAGTTTGCATACAATCCCACCAACACCTCCGATCAGCAATGGTCTTCTGCCAAGATCATCAACTTTTAGGACAGCTATCCATGTCATCACCAACtgcaataaattaatagatgcCAAACCATTATTGCTCTTAGCAATCAAATCAAAAACCTGGAGACGAGGAAACAAGTAATCTTTGTCTCCAATTCAAAAACTTTCCAAGAGAATAAGTACCTTAAAAAGGCCAATAATGACAGAAACTCGGGTGGCATCAGCAGCCGCTGAGAATCCAGCACTCTTGAGTAACATAATTAGATATATTACACAATGGGATAAGATGAGTTAGAAGCATGCCATCCATTGCACAAACAGAAAGGTTTGAATTTAATCATCACGTACCTGAAGAATTGGACCTGCATAATATAGAACACTTGGTTGCCCAGTTATCTAGCACAATCAAGCCAAAGTCAGCTAAAAACATGATACTCCAAATCTCTCTACTTAAAGCAGCTAATAAACAGAAGAGAGGACGAAGCACCTGCTGGAAAAGCACCAAACCTCCACCAATAATGAAGGCTTTCAAACTTGGTCCTTGAAACACCTCTAAGATACTACCCTCAGATTCCTCCTCGGAATAGGCAGACTTCAGCGAGACAAGAGTATCTTCTATTTGCTTTTCAGACTCTTTGTCACCAAGAGGCCGGCCCCTTAGTTTACTCAAGGCCAAAATGGCCTTCTCTTTATACTCTTGTAAAGATGCTCTACCTTGAACAGCCCTCAGAAGTAACCAGCGTGGAGAGGGTGGGAGACTCAACATGCCTAGTCCCATAATCAAAGCAATTGGGGCACCAAGTCCATACATGTAACGCCAACCCCCAACTGCACTAATTTCAAAGCTTCCCACAAAATATCCCATCTGCACAAAAGTTTATTAACTAAgctattcttttaaaagaaagccAAGttgataaaacaaaaaattaaatttaacatacCAATATTCCAAGAACTATGAAGAGTTCCTTTAGAGATATTAGAGTTCCACGAATCTGTGATGGGCAAGTTTCTGCAATATAGAGAGGAGCACCATGCATAGCCTGTCAATGAAAGTTGACATTACTACAACAGGTAATAGACATCGTAATGTCAAAAAAGTCTACCAAAAGCAATGATGTTAGGCTTAAAGAGCTAACCAAGCCAATGCCAAGACCATAGAGAAGACGTCCCCCTAAAAGAATGCCAAGGCTTGGAGCATAAGCAGTGATCAGACCACCAAGCATATATAGCACAGCTGCTATAATAAGTTCCCGACGTCTTCCTTTATGCATGAATCCAACAAATTGGGTAAGAACTAATAACATTCCATTAGAACTTCCAGAAATTTATGATAAatccaaaagcaaactgatCGTGTACCTAGAAAATCTGCAATTGGGTAGACAAGGAGGGAACCAAGCAAAGCTCCGTAAAGAGAACCGCTAACCTACAGTCGAGGAAATCTAGTATCATAAAAGACTCATgcattaagaaaagaaataagtcAAAAGGACGATATTAATACACATCTATCATACCACAAGACCAAGCTGAATAGCTGAAAGGTTGAACCATGTTGTCCCACTGAGCTCAGGTGACTGATAAATTCATAgatcaaagaaacaaaaatagatTTAACAATAATAGTGTATAAACAGCAAGTCAATAATACTATGTACTCAAATGAAATAATCTGCAAAATTATGAACAAGAACCACTAGACCATGGAAGCACCTGCAATGATATGGTAGCACCAGAAGTGGCACCAATGTCATATCCAAATAGCAGTCCTCCCAAAGCCGGGAAGAGAAACCTAATATcccattaaaaaaatttctttcagACAATTATATCATGAAAGACGTAAACCACTATTCCATGAAACTTCATAAGCATAACCAACAATTTGTATATACATTACaacaaacataaataaaaatttcatctcCAACATTTTGAAAAGCAGGATGCTTCCTACTTTAACAAATTCCCGATTGGAGATCATTTCCATTTATTAAAGTCAAAGTATACCAACATATTCCATATATGATCAGAGGTTGTATCGTTACAATGTAATCAAGCATCCGTTAATAAAATAGTAGTTCAAGTACCCAATTATAATAGTTAAACATATTACAAGCACATAATCAAAGCAACAATTACAAAAACTCACGGCAAAATCACAGAAGACCAAGAAAAAGCCTCCTGCGGGGATGAATCAGGAACAACAGACTCAGCTTCCTCTCCAGCAGAATACTCAACCTGCCCAACAAAtccaaaaactaaaataaataaataaatcaaattaatacaTTCTAAACACATATCCTGTACTCATTCTTACACTCAATCCAAGCCTGGGCCTGGGACTAGAAATGAAAGGCTGTTTTGAAGACATGGGAAATTTGTTCTTGAAATAAGAACAAGAGACTGTTTTTGGGTTTCTTTCATTAAAGAAGATACCACGTGTTCTGCAATTGGGTGAGTGAAATTGTAATATATTCAAGGAAGGCAAAGCTAAGGAAGTGGCAGCCATGGCAGAAAATGATGATCAAGAATCAGATTTAATGTGTTCCCGCTcttcattatctttttaatgTAAAGAGATATTTGTTTGTGGTGTCCGTGTACTTTATACTCCTTCATTTTTCCAACTTGGAATTGGATGCTTTCTGGTGGAACCATGTTTTGATGTGCCTTTTTGTAACTACAAAAGGGATCATTTACTGAGAATTTTGTACCAAGTGCAGTAGAAAATGGATAGATGTCCATTCTGATCTCTCTAAATTAATACCACCCATTTTATCATTAATCTAtcaataaatagaaaaataaattatagcaCATccactttaaaaaaatatgtgtaTATTGGTTAATGACATTACATATTAGAATAGGTAGCTAAGTTAGtcttacatatttattatttataaattattaataaacttaaaatatatatgtacaataaaatttattaaaaaatttattttatttaaaaaacatataaaaaataaaattaaaataaatataaagggAATGTGCCTTCATTCAACAAATTTCAGTCCAATGGTCCAAATGAAGGCTCCTTGAGGATAAGGAAAGTATTAAAGCAAAGGGTAATGTCATGCACCTCACATTAGACCAGTaaataaaagaggaaaatGTCAGGAACAAGGCATTCGAAAATGGAAGGGATGAAGAAGGCTGGCTGGCTGGAAGATAATTTAGTTGTTGAATCAATTCTATATCAGCTTTGAGGAATGATGAGGTGGCAACTGGAATTGCAGAGAATGTTCTTGTGCATCTCGAACAATGAATAGCAAGTTTTGTCTTGTAGTCAATATGGCAGCTATCATTGTGGATTAGGCATTGTTCAAGAAAGATTCTTTTAACAACACTTGTTATATCTAGTAGAGCAATTTCTGTTTGTAATCATCAAGAAACTACAATCCATACAAAACTTTACTCTCATCCTTTGtatctctctctttctaatttgTTCTTCTTATTCCTTCTGATTTTCCCTCATTTTTTCCTCCTCTTTCTCATCTCCCAAACACtctatttcttatatttctaTCACGagtattaattgaaatatctgataataaaatttaaatttttaaataaattttataaatttcaatcaaatttaacattaaaagatatttcataaaaacaattgataataattaattagttattaaaagTTTACAACATAGCCATCCATTataatattgctaaattaagGCCAAAGCAAAAGAGATATACGTATAAggttaatttaagaatttctttttatcaaataactaaatacaataatatgACATCggtaaataatcaaataataatggTGGCTTAAAATTATTGgctaataaaatatcaatagtGTAGCTTAATTAGATAGCTAACGAGAATTGGTAATATAATCCAACctttctaaattaattctttaatattaaatataatttctttatagaaataaattaatagttctcttatttagaaattgatacaaaaagtattaaaaactatttagaatagttttattcattatataaCTATCTAGCATTATAATagatcatatttttaatttatacttCTAATTTGAAATCagatttattgaaatttttattaaaaattttagatttataatcTAAAACTAAGTTTCGAATATCTTTCAAGTTCTGTGAGAAAAATCCATCAAATCGCAACAGTAAAGCAAAAACGGTAAGAGCATAGCCACTCGACCAGCCTTTAACCTAGTCctaaaaataagtaattttttattgaataataattttcaatcCCATGATATTGAATTAATGGTAAATAATCAATTGATCTTGGcaatcaattttcttttcttctatgatTGAAAATGGTTGCATCTTTTCTGTGACATTGAAGTTAACatgcaatattagaaatatcataaataCTCTTACATTTCTATGCACTATATTATATAGGTACATAATGGTAAACAGAATTTGTGGAGGAACATCAAATAGTAGCTCGTAAAATACAAGTTGGAACAATGATCACTGTCAAATTGTTCGACTTCCCCATGTATTTCAGaagcatttaaaattaaacatatgcTAGCCATGCAAGTAGTGGGTGGGGAACAAGCACTATAAAATACAGCATATAAGCATCAAAAAAACAATTTCATTCCTAAATTATGTCCAAGTGTATAGTATGAAGATAGAATTACAAATTTCATTGAAAGGAATGGTAAACTTAAAAAGAGACTCCTGAAGTTGCCATCCATTATAAAGCTGGAAAAAGCTCTTCCTTTATATACAATAGGCCAACCGTTTAACCCAGTCCAGCAGACATTAAATCAAAAGCATCTCACTCACTTCCCCGAGCTCACTTAACAGcgattaaagaaattaatggaACACCCATTGACACCTCATAATTTGCTAGTTTAGTGCCAAATTCTATAGTTGATGGCAAAGAGATATATTTCTCTAACAAAATCAGAAGTCAAATTCTCCTGTTGCCTGTAGAAAGAAAATGGTCGAAGATGGTCGAATAAAACTTCCGGAGTTCATGAATATCAGACAGAATTGCATCACAGAACTGGAGAAAAGTTTTGTTTACTTGCTAAAATAACTCACCTTATTAAAGAGAATGTCCTTGTTGTTTATGTGCATGATGCCATCCTTGAGAGTGCACTTCCACCTGCTCTTGGTACGAGTCACCTATCCATGCAAATCACAACATTAAAATACTAGGGCTATGGAAATAGACACATCCAACCATAAGAACCACCCACACATACACCTTTTAAGGAAAAGGTGTCATGTCACCTTATCAAATTGAGCCAAAACCAAATGCTGTGTGTTCATATCCTCCCCTTGGTCCACATCATCCAAATCGTCATCATCGTCATCATCTTCATTCAGTggctcatcatcatcatcatctacCACATCATTTTGAGGGACAATAGCAGGAGTGCTTGCCTGAAGATCTAGGTTTGGAGGAGATATtgcaaaaccaaaaaaaaaaaatttacaactcaGTATCTTTCACACTCGAacaaagatacacaaataCACGGATACACAAAAACCAAGACCAAATTCACCACTTGAAAAGGAATGGAACCTTCAGCACATAATTCAACAACTTACCATTTGGAGCTGGTGTATTTGCAATGTTGTAATCTTCATTCGCAACTCCTTGATAATTGTATATCTGCAAGGAATTTTTACACTTATATGGATCTTGTTGCCAAACTTCTATAACTTATGCAATTGCGATGGTGTGCAGCACATATATTAGTTCTCACATCATCCTTCAAGTGTCACCTGCTGCCTTTCTAACTAACCACATTTTATTGGATTCATTTCAACCCAGTTATGTCATAGCGACTGATAATGGCACCACAAGAGTGGGAATAAAGTCCAATTTGGTCACTAGCCTTATTGCTCGGGTTCAATTAgccttttttaaatttatggaCATTTTAGCCAAAGCCTTTACATATTTATCTCAAATTAGccctttttttttacaaaaataagagTAAACTGCACACTCAGTAGAAAGAAAGTggatacaataaaaaatagaaaacattaattttttatattaaattaaattattttaaatcaaaaaatatatattgatatttaagcaaaacacaataaaaaataagtattgctatttttcaatattcttactttttttctcttaataatGAAAGTGAAGAAGACAGTTACAATAATGGTTGTACCGATGGTAGTAGAGGTGAAGAGCGGTTTCAGTGAgaataatagtggtaataattgtttattgtttaattatattaattgaaaagaaattataaaatagttttttaaatattattataattttttaatttttcatttcaggagaatgattatttttttctaaaataggATTAATTTGAGCCAGATATACAAAGGTTTGGAAAATTCCACAAATTTGGAAAAGGACTAAATTGAGCCCGAGTGACAAGGCCAGTTGCAAAACTTCTAAAACTTGTGCAATTACGATGATGAGCAgcacatatattaattttcacaTCATCCTTCAAGTGTCACCTGCTGCCTTTCTGACTAACCACATTTTATTGGATTCATTTCAACCCAATTTTGTCATAGCAACTCATAATGGCACCGCAAGAGTGTGCATCTGTATATTATGTAAGCAACTACAATGCAAGTAGCGACGGTAGAGTTGGTTCAGATAAGTGGATTCATTAATCATGTGTCTCTTCTTCTATGAGCAGAAAACATGATGAGACAAACAGGTATGAGCAAGGATGCATTGCAACACTTCAGTTAGAGCTTTTATTCTTAGAAACAAGTATGCATTAGGATGCAGCGTTGTATTTCAATCAAACTTCAGCAAAGAATCTCTTACATTGGGAGTTGAAAGCACATCATCATAAGGATCAGGAATGGGCCCATCCAATTGAGGAATTTTCAAGCCTCGCCTTGTCACGCTCGATAGGATCTCAATATCTGCACTTATGACTGTATCCCTTCTGTCATGGACATCATTCCCTTGGCTTCCCTGATATTTGTCATTAAATAGTCCAAATTGATAAGCAAGTATCTTAAATTAAGAGGTGTTTTAGAAAGGATGAACAGTTTAAATGAACTCCAAAactaagagagaaaaagagagagagagagagagagagagagagagagagagagagaaagaggcTCTCACAATATACAGAAACATACATGATGGCTGCAATTTATGTTTGTGTGGCTTATACATAAACAGGCAAGATATGGTTCAAGCACACAAACATTACCTTTTGTGTGTTCAATACATCACAAAGGTTTCATGACAACATCACTAGAAGTATTATCCATATACTTCTCATCTAGAGTAAATTCATGCCATCTAATAAAGCAATGACCCTCAATTTCAATAAACTCTCAAATCATTCCTAACAACACATCAACATAATTATTTCGCTAATTTGCAGCTATACAACAGATGCATAATTTTGCTAGAAACACTCATGCATGATCCAAAGGCAACACCCATGTTACAAAAAGCAGAATAGCAACGGACCAGTCAAAATATCTGTTAAAACTACTCAACAAACACTATCCTTCATTTCCACAAATAGCAAGGCGCACAAACTAGTATCCCCCACtttttcagctcagaaaaatTCCGACTAATTATGCCAAAACCACTTATAATATTCAGCTCTTAACTGTGATTGCTCCAATCAGTTTGTTATAACAACCATGAGAACAGGgaattacttacaattccatATTACAGTTTCATTTTACTCATGTTAACAAGTTAACACCATATTGAGTTCTAGCTCTAGGTTTTCAAACTTTGTTCTTCAAAATTTTCACATCCttaaaaagggaaagaagTACAAATTTTATCCCCTAACATCAGATCAAGATTGACCAATCATGAATTCAGTGAAACCAATCACTAGCCAGCCAGAATTTGCCAATTTCCCCAACTCAAACCAATTATTGTTAGATGAACACCAGTCATCAACTTAATGAAGGTCAGTATAAAGAGCTTCGCAGATCAAGCATGATCAACAATCCCCTGCATACACTGAGACATGCACGGATAGACATCAAGTAACAGTAATGCAGCctaaagaaaaggagagaatAATTCATTCTACTTACTTCCATCTTTCCAGGGCCCAAAGGCCATAGAGAATAATTAATACGAATACATGGCTCATTTTTTCCCATGCTACCACAACTTTTGGCCAGATGCATAATCATCAAATGTCTCTTGCTTCATTTACATTACAACCAACTAGAGAAGACAATTTagctaatttaattaatctcaATCTCATAACTATTCTACTGACTCAAATTTCAAAGTTCAAATACTGGCAAAGAAGTACTCCATTGCACAATGATCAACTGAACTGGATTTTTAACAGTGTTTCAGCTCATTTCAACCCACAGCACTTATTCATGAGAGTAACACAGAAGCTAACTGACATGTTCTCGTTGCTACACAGTGGAGATCATCATATAGATAGGGAGATAAAAACTGATGTACAGTGCTGAGTCACACTAGCAGGTCTAGAAACAATTTAAAAGGAATACATCTTTATGTTTCAAATAGTCTGTGAATACAATACATATGTcctgcaaaaataaaataacttttgcATAAATCCAAACAATTCAATAGAGTATCAGCTCCAGAGCTAAAACTAGCTTATTCAATTCCTATACAATGGATTTAAAGTCAATAGCATGCCTACATAACTATCCACCTTCCCTCAAGAATGGTGGCTCCATGAAATACCTGTTTAACCTCCAACAACACAGAACATATAGcagttatattatatacagATGAACAAATACATGAAACCACCTCCTCTATAGTTATCAAACAATTAAGCTCATGCACACAGGAAAGTGTCAACATCTTGTATCGAAGACAGATGAATACAGTTCCAACTATCACAAAAGAGCATACAGATAACTCAAGCTACATTCTTAAAATAATCAGCAACCAACAAATTTTCACCTCATAGATATGGTCCAAGCTTAAAGACGAATAATTGTCTGTACACAGTGGAAGACACATTTGGAACAGTTACTATAACAGTTTGTGTAAATGGAGGAATACGTTGAATTTTGAggaatgaaatttaaaatgagcCATCATGGCATATGATGGTCTAAATGAAATTTGCTTTTTGGttaatattcattttcttaagGCTTCAACCCTTCtaatttttcttgcttttttaCACCCTAGCATTCTCACCTTACAATCCACTcatacttatttaaaaaaaaaaaaaaaaaaaaaaaagaaagaaagaaagaaactaatTGGAGTTTAAAATACCAGATCATAAAACAAGCACATAGATTTACTTGTTCATAGTTATACATTACCGATAC
The Ricinus communis isolate WT05 ecotype wild-type chromosome 1, ASM1957865v1, whole genome shotgun sequence DNA segment above includes these coding regions:
- the LOC8284113 gene encoding D-xylose-proton symporter-like 3, chloroplastic, which codes for MAATSLALPSLNILQFHSPNCRTRGIFFNERNPKTVSCSYFKNKFPMSSKQPFISSPRPRLGLSVEYSAGEEAESVVPDSSPQEAFSWSSVILPFLFPALGGLLFGYDIGATSGATISLQSPELSGTTWFNLSAIQLGLVVSGSLYGALLGSLLVYPIADFLGRRRELIIAAVLYMLGGLITAYAPSLGILLGGRLLYGLGIGLAMHGAPLYIAETCPSQIRGTLISLKELFIVLGILMGYFVGSFEISAVGGWRYMYGLGAPIALIMGLGMLSLPPSPRWLLLRAVQGRASLQEYKEKAILALSKLRGRPLGDKESEKQIEDTLVSLKSAYSEEESEGSILEVFQGPSLKAFIIGGGLVLFQQITGQPSVLYYAGPILQSAGFSAAADATRVSVIIGLFKLVMTWIAVLKVDDLGRRPLLIGGVGGIALSLFLLSAYYKVLGGFPVVAVAALLLYVGSYQISFGPISWLMVSEIFPLRTRGKGISLAVLTNFGSNAIVTFAFSPLKELLGAENLFLLFGAIALLALLFAIVYVPETKGLSLEEIESKILK